A portion of the Corynebacterium heidelbergense genome contains these proteins:
- a CDS encoding DUF3054 domain-containing protein: MTMGPTPGHSQHHPTAGTSRTAAKAQNRTRPQRSAGSSAHHPAPGVALVADLIAVALFALMARIAHNSPEMPLSVLGWLNTAWPFMLGTLLGWGILWFSGARGRSGFDLSSAATIWAATLVTGLVIWGIGNHRIPHWSFIVVAGVMSALLLLGWRLGASLLRRNR, translated from the coding sequence ATGACAATGGGCCCCACCCCCGGCCATAGCCAACACCACCCCACCGCCGGCACCAGTCGCACCGCGGCCAAGGCGCAAAACCGGACGCGGCCCCAACGCTCCGCCGGGTCCAGTGCACACCACCCTGCCCCGGGCGTCGCGTTGGTCGCGGATCTCATCGCTGTGGCCCTCTTCGCCCTGATGGCCCGCATCGCGCACAACTCCCCCGAGATGCCGCTGAGCGTCCTGGGCTGGCTGAACACGGCCTGGCCCTTCATGCTCGGAACGCTGCTGGGCTGGGGCATCCTGTGGTTCAGCGGGGCACGCGGACGCAGCGGGTTCGACCTCTCCTCCGCGGCGACGATCTGGGCCGCCACCCTCGTGACTGGGCTGGTGATCTGGGGCATCGGCAACCACCGGATCCCCCACTGGTCCTTCATCGTCGTGGCCGGGGTAATGAGCGCACTGCTGCTGTTGGGCTGGCGCCTGGGGGCCTCACTGCTGCGGCGCAACCGGTAA
- a CDS encoding lysylphosphatidylglycerol synthase transmembrane domain-containing protein, with translation MTRPSLRSRRVRIALALAVLAVLAFFARNHLHFISEGWAELRQADPRWLIPAVIAQALTMATQAEVMVVLLRSAGVKVRRWTANTLGLAANAWSASFPGGPALSAAMIFREQIKWGATPVIASWYMVISGALSGGGLAILALGSVYFLGLRVKPVTLAISIAVLILLAIATNWCARNPKTVEQWLLCRLRAINRWRRRPEDRWTAAVHGFADQLSAVDLPLPRLGLAINWSLWNWIFEIICLWACVMSIGGEPPVAGVVLSFIAAKVAGQAQVTPGGLGPVDLALTSSLVAFAALTSAQAFAAVIVFRMLSFVGLVAIGWLVFFATKLATPRVHEDNAEVGGVPKEKTTLSSN, from the coding sequence GTGACCCGCCCATCACTGCGCAGCCGTCGCGTCCGCATCGCGCTCGCCCTTGCGGTCCTCGCCGTCCTGGCCTTCTTCGCCCGCAACCACCTGCACTTCATCTCTGAGGGGTGGGCGGAATTGCGCCAGGCGGACCCGCGGTGGCTGATTCCCGCAGTGATCGCCCAAGCGCTGACGATGGCCACACAGGCGGAGGTGATGGTGGTACTGCTGCGCTCCGCCGGGGTGAAGGTTCGCCGCTGGACGGCGAACACGTTGGGCCTGGCGGCCAACGCCTGGTCCGCTTCTTTCCCCGGTGGGCCCGCACTCTCCGCCGCGATGATCTTTCGCGAGCAGATTAAGTGGGGTGCCACGCCGGTAATCGCGAGCTGGTACATGGTCATCTCAGGTGCGCTATCCGGGGGCGGCTTGGCCATCCTGGCCCTCGGGTCGGTGTATTTCCTGGGGCTGCGGGTGAAACCGGTGACCCTGGCGATCTCTATTGCCGTGCTCATTCTGCTAGCCATCGCTACGAACTGGTGTGCACGCAACCCCAAGACCGTAGAGCAGTGGCTGCTGTGCCGGTTGCGGGCCATCAACCGCTGGCGCCGCAGGCCGGAGGACCGCTGGACCGCCGCCGTGCACGGTTTTGCGGATCAACTCTCCGCAGTGGACCTGCCTCTACCCCGCCTGGGCCTGGCTATCAACTGGTCCCTCTGGAATTGGATCTTCGAGATCATCTGCCTATGGGCCTGCGTGATGTCCATCGGAGGGGAGCCCCCCGTCGCGGGTGTAGTGCTGTCCTTCATCGCTGCCAAGGTCGCGGGGCAAGCCCAGGTGACCCCCGGCGGCCTCGGGCCCGTGGACCTCGCGCTCACCAGCTCCCTGGTGGCCTTCGCCGCGCTGACCTCCGCCCAGGCATTCGCCGCTGTCATCGTCTTCCGTATGCTCTCCTTCGTCGGCCTCGTGGCGATTGGTTGGCTGGTCTTCTTCGCTACGAAGCTCGCCACCCCGCGCGTGCATGAGGACAACGCGGAGGTTGGTGGCGTCCCCAAGGAAAAAACGACCCTCAGCAGCAATTAG
- a CDS encoding MMPL family transporter has protein sequence MFSAWGDIAFRWRKIIPIVVIAAIVALFAIFGTQLGQRMSQEGWDDPHSQSTRAAQIEEDTFGRDSRGDVILLVSTGKPNGAMDPRIRDAITRQLRELQAAHPDNIASVTSFFDGGPRQMASADGSSAFATLGMRGVKEDVMNNYRAIEPELRSISVPGATVEIAGATAVSDSLDQGMTEDVHRAEIFALPAVGLLLLIVFGGLIAACMPLLVGVLSIGGSMGVLAILAQYTQINVFAQSVVTLLGLGLAIDYGLFMVSRFREEMAEDMPVRQAVRNTTATAGKTVVFSAAMVAVALSGLLIFPQAFLKSVAFGAMSAVALAALLSVAVLPSIFALLGPNIDKGALRRRTPRTRDEVVNSRWGKIPTFAMRHARLVTLAVVAGLIALTLPIAGIKFGGINETYLPPKEPTRVAQAHFNETFPQFRTDPVKLVITGSQSAVGTVYQKANKVSGLTGPFQVSRPTKDGVTVLSAGIGERKDYERVVSDLENIRVDGTQVLVAGTPAMEVESLRAMVDKLPWMLAYIVAVSFVLMALIFGSLIIPAKAVIMNILGAGATLGMLTLLFVDGVGSGLFGYTAGPLMSPVLVLIVAIIFGLSTDYEVFLVSRMVEARAHGLSTDKSIRFGTATTGGIITAAALIMIVVCGAFGFSNIVMMKYIAFGMVIALILDATIIRMLLVPAVMHLLREDNWWAPQWVHRLSQKVGHNETLPVAIASGGRHEHTEGAVPFQELMERLGRRPELPPAPEPAALPAPDYDEERHHQ, from the coding sequence GTGTTTAGTGCTTGGGGCGATATCGCCTTTCGCTGGCGGAAAATAATCCCGATAGTGGTGATCGCCGCTATCGTCGCGCTGTTTGCCATCTTCGGCACCCAGTTGGGCCAGCGGATGAGCCAGGAGGGGTGGGACGACCCGCACTCCCAATCCACCCGCGCCGCCCAGATCGAGGAGGACACCTTCGGCCGTGATAGCCGGGGGGATGTGATCCTGTTGGTCTCCACCGGCAAGCCCAATGGGGCCATGGACCCGCGAATTCGGGACGCCATCACCCGGCAACTCCGCGAACTGCAGGCCGCCCACCCGGACAACATCGCCTCCGTGACGTCCTTCTTCGACGGCGGGCCACGCCAGATGGCCTCGGCCGACGGCTCCTCCGCCTTCGCGACCCTGGGCATGCGCGGAGTTAAGGAAGACGTGATGAACAACTACCGGGCCATCGAACCGGAGTTGCGCAGCATTTCCGTCCCCGGCGCCACCGTGGAGATTGCGGGCGCCACCGCCGTATCGGACAGCCTGGACCAGGGCATGACGGAGGACGTCCACCGCGCCGAAATTTTCGCACTGCCCGCCGTGGGGCTGCTGCTGCTCATCGTGTTCGGCGGGCTCATCGCGGCCTGCATGCCGTTGCTGGTGGGCGTGCTGTCCATCGGCGGGTCGATGGGCGTGCTGGCGATTCTGGCGCAGTACACCCAGATCAACGTCTTTGCGCAGTCCGTGGTCACGCTGCTGGGCCTGGGCTTGGCCATCGACTACGGGCTGTTTATGGTCTCCCGGTTCCGAGAGGAGATGGCGGAGGACATGCCCGTACGCCAGGCAGTGCGCAACACCACGGCCACGGCCGGCAAGACGGTGGTGTTCTCCGCGGCGATGGTGGCGGTGGCCCTGTCTGGGTTGTTGATCTTCCCGCAGGCCTTCCTCAAGTCCGTGGCCTTCGGGGCCATGAGCGCCGTGGCCCTGGCGGCGCTGCTCAGCGTGGCCGTACTGCCCAGTATCTTTGCGCTGCTCGGGCCCAACATCGACAAGGGGGCCCTGCGGCGGCGCACCCCGCGCACCCGGGATGAGGTGGTGAACAGCCGCTGGGGCAAGATCCCCACCTTCGCGATGCGCCACGCCCGCCTGGTCACCCTCGCCGTCGTCGCCGGCCTCATTGCGCTGACCTTGCCCATCGCGGGCATCAAGTTCGGCGGTATTAACGAGACCTACCTGCCGCCGAAGGAACCCACCCGCGTGGCCCAGGCGCACTTCAACGAGACCTTCCCCCAGTTCCGCACGGATCCGGTCAAGCTGGTCATCACCGGCAGCCAAAGCGCCGTGGGCACGGTGTACCAGAAGGCCAACAAGGTCTCCGGCCTTACGGGCCCCTTCCAGGTCAGCCGACCCACGAAGGACGGGGTGACGGTGCTTTCCGCCGGCATCGGGGAGCGCAAGGACTACGAGCGCGTCGTCTCCGACTTGGAGAATATTCGTGTCGACGGCACCCAGGTGCTCGTCGCGGGCACCCCGGCCATGGAGGTGGAATCCCTGCGGGCCATGGTGGACAAGCTGCCCTGGATGCTCGCCTACATCGTGGCCGTGTCCTTCGTGCTCATGGCCCTCATCTTCGGCTCGCTGATCATCCCGGCGAAGGCCGTGATCATGAACATCCTGGGGGCCGGGGCCACCTTGGGGATGCTCACCTTGTTGTTTGTCGATGGGGTGGGCTCCGGGTTGTTCGGGTACACCGCCGGGCCGCTCATGAGCCCGGTGCTGGTGCTTATCGTGGCGATCATCTTCGGCCTGTCCACGGACTACGAGGTCTTCCTCGTCTCCCGCATGGTGGAGGCCCGCGCCCATGGCCTGAGCACGGATAAGTCCATTCGATTCGGCACGGCGACCACTGGCGGCATCATCACCGCTGCGGCCCTCATCATGATCGTGGTGTGCGGCGCATTCGGTTTTTCCAATATTGTGATGATGAAATACATAGCGTTCGGGATGGTCATTGCCCTTATTCTGGACGCCACCATCATTCGCATGTTGTTAGTCCCGGCCGTGATGCACCTCCTGCGGGAAGACAACTGGTGGGCACCCCAGTGGGTCCACCGCCTCAGCCAAAAGGTGGGCCACAACGAGACCCTGCCCGTCGCCATCGCCAGTGGCGGACGGCACGAGCACACCGAGGGCGCGGTACCCTTCCAGGAGCTCATGGAGCGGCTGGGGCGTCGCCCCGAGCTCCCCCCGGCACCCGAACCCGCCGCCTTGCCCGCGCCTGACTACGACGAGGAGCGCCATCACCAGTGA
- the trmB gene encoding tRNA (guanosine(46)-N7)-methyltransferase TrmB, translating to MQTKFNDGRDYPRLGRFSFRRGTLTENQQRLWEEHWPHLGTDLPETEDCVVDLQEWFGREADTIVEIGSGTGTSTAAMAPLEAEKNVVAVEIYRPGLAKLLGAVVRGGITNIRMIKGDGVEVLARMFAPNSLAGVRIFFPDPWPKARHHKRRIIQTGTLHLIATRLRPGGVLHVATDHADYAEWIDGLVASEPQLEYLGWPAEVPQLTDRQVLTKFEGKGLSKEHIIRDYLWRKRP from the coding sequence CTGCAAACAAAGTTTAACGACGGACGCGACTATCCGCGACTGGGTCGGTTCAGTTTCCGCCGCGGAACCCTCACCGAAAACCAGCAGCGACTGTGGGAGGAGCACTGGCCACACCTGGGCACAGACCTCCCCGAGACCGAAGACTGCGTCGTTGACCTCCAAGAATGGTTTGGGCGCGAAGCCGACACCATCGTGGAAATCGGCTCCGGCACCGGCACCTCCACCGCTGCCATGGCACCCCTGGAGGCGGAGAAAAATGTTGTCGCTGTGGAAATCTACCGCCCGGGCCTGGCCAAGCTCCTCGGCGCGGTGGTGCGCGGGGGCATCACTAACATCCGGATGATCAAAGGCGATGGGGTGGAGGTTCTGGCCCGCATGTTCGCGCCGAACTCGCTGGCGGGGGTGCGCATCTTCTTCCCGGATCCCTGGCCCAAAGCGCGCCACCACAAGCGCCGCATCATCCAAACTGGGACCCTGCACCTCATCGCCACCCGCCTGCGCCCCGGCGGCGTGCTTCACGTCGCCACGGATCACGCGGACTACGCCGAATGGATCGACGGGCTCGTGGCCAGCGAACCCCAACTGGAGTACCTCGGCTGGCCGGCGGAGGTGCCGCAGCTGACGGACCGGCAGGTCCTCACCAAATTCGAAGGCAAGGGCCTGAGTAAAGAACACATTATTCGGGACTACCTTTGGAGAAAGCGCCCATAG
- a CDS encoding DUF6802 family protein, protein MDEAIGLGGDWWDDPSAGLGCAGFGGGADFGGDFGGAGGFGEGVPDLLDKIAGLAGERLEIADGSSGGLLFTVGGVEYQISDSADGQTATFADDRGITILSDLDGDGRVDYVSDVTFEGQWSAWRWSEGPEGGPHDTPQDESARGSRLGSWGSPDAWTRRVSTHDEPPASPQLRSGQEGQGQQREAPGGFHRDPAGDELENPEGAGGSGSGQHSWQGDLWECVESGRWG, encoded by the coding sequence ATGGATGAGGCAATCGGGCTGGGTGGAGATTGGTGGGACGATCCGAGTGCTGGGCTTGGTTGTGCCGGGTTTGGCGGTGGCGCAGATTTCGGTGGGGATTTCGGTGGGGCAGGGGGTTTCGGTGAGGGCGTCCCTGATCTGCTGGACAAGATCGCCGGGCTCGCTGGGGAACGGCTGGAGATTGCCGACGGCAGCAGCGGAGGGCTCCTGTTCACGGTGGGCGGAGTGGAGTATCAGATCAGCGACTCCGCAGATGGGCAGACGGCGACTTTCGCCGACGACCGGGGCATAACAATCCTCAGCGACCTCGACGGCGATGGAAGGGTGGACTATGTATCCGATGTCACATTCGAGGGGCAGTGGAGCGCCTGGCGGTGGTCAGAGGGCCCCGAGGGTGGCCCGCACGATACCCCGCAGGATGAGTCGGCCCGGGGGTCCCGGCTAGGGTCCTGGGGCTCTCCGGATGCGTGGACTCGCCGCGTGAGCACTCACGATGAGCCCCCCGCCTCCCCCCAGTTGAGGTCCGGCCAGGAGGGCCAGGGGCAGCAGAGGGAGGCCCCCGGGGGCTTTCACCGCGACCCGGCTGGGGATGAGCTGGAGAACCCGGAGGGGGCTGGCGGCTCGGGTTCGGGGCAACACAGCTGGCAGGGGGACCTTTGGGAGTGTGTGGAAAGCGGCAGGTGGGGCTAA